The following proteins come from a genomic window of Hypanus sabinus isolate sHypSab1 chromosome 9, sHypSab1.hap1, whole genome shotgun sequence:
- the LOC132399498 gene encoding platelet endothelial aggregation receptor 1-like gives MDRSYSCSNSLPKYSNTVLSASGPDVGSNDGSVSSGENVYATIQDLPSLEGKLPECSYVEMGSRGGHDESFVENRANAEDGREKASGGPSVRGEIVPVSRDNPGHYSWPRNSHIPSHYDLPNSHPHCPSPRQQR, from the exons ATGGACAGGAGCTACAGTTGCAGCAACAGTCTCCCCAAGTACAGCAACACAG TACTCTCAGCTTCTGGGCCCGACGTCGGCTCCAACGATGGGTCAGTGAGCAGTGGGGAGAATGTCTACGCCACCATCCAGGACCTGCCCTCGCTGGAGGGGAAACTCCCCGAGTGCAGCTACGTGGAGATGGGGTCGCGAGGTGGACATGATGAGTCATTCGTTGAGAACCGAGCCAACGCTGAGGATGGAAGGGAGAAGGCCAGCGGAG GGCCATCTGTGCGAGGAGAGATCGTTCCGGTGTCCCGGGACAATCCCGGCCACTACTCCTGGCCCAGGAACAGCCACATCCCCAGCCACTACGACCTTCCCAACAGCCACCCCCATTGCCCCTCCCCACGTCAGCAGAGGTAG